One Dermochelys coriacea isolate rDerCor1 chromosome 21, rDerCor1.pri.v4, whole genome shotgun sequence genomic window carries:
- the LOC119846561 gene encoding myb-related transcription factor, partner of profilin-like codes for MAGAGAGAGARAGRRGIPKRKPNFTLQEIDILMSEVLRYEQLLFGASSTNVNAYEKQKIWWRITNKINAAGRNQRDIGEVKNRWRGLRRRANDKITRHRQERQAPPDARGYPAPREPELGPQWGLHGVCPPDAPPGAGEVPAPQGTGVKEEPVKEEPVDVKPEPFHAPSTEAIHQQVKRGGERRLLRSAGHVPDDPCEGWSRSPQNPSQTELSISELGGQQEPLGTDFTSIIFDQEAEPLNDCNASESVTPVTVALQEGGLESGHLSSVEKRILQSNEQLVQEMRAFRREYAESRRETASILRIIAKALSSVSSSLCEIRDLYLRQQVTPKQ; via the exons atggccggggccggggccggggccggggccagggccgGCCGGCGCGGCATCCCCAAGCGCAAGCCCAACTTCACGCTGCAGGAGATCGACATCCTGATGAGCGAGGTGCTGCGCTACGAGCAGCTGCTCTTCGGCGCCAGCTCCACCAACGTGAACGCCTACGAGAAGCAGAAGATCTGGTGGCGCATCACCAACAAGATCAACGCGGCGGGCCGCAACCAGCGCGACATCGGCGAGGTGAAGAACCGCTGGCGCGGCCTGCGCCGCCGGGCCAACGACAAGATCACCCGGCACCGCCAGGAGCGCCAGGCGCCGCCCGACGCCCGCGGCTACCCCGCGCCCCGCGAGCCCGAGCTCGGCCCGCAGTGGGGCCTGCACGGCGTGTGCCCGCCGGACGCGCCGCCCGGCGCCGGCGAGGTGCCCGCGCCGCAGG GGACGGGTGTGAAGGAGGAGCCGGTGAAGGAGGAGCCGGTGGACGTGAAGCCAGAGCCATTCCATGCACCTTCCACTGAGGCCATCCATCAGCAAGTGAAGCGGGGAGGAGAGAGGCGGCTCCTCAGGAGCGCTGGCCATGTGCCGGACGATCCATGTGAAGGCTGGAGCCGGAGCCCACAGAATCCCTCACAAACCGAACTCTCCATCAGcgagctgggggggcagcaggagcCCCTGGGCACAGATTTCACAAGTATTATCTTTGACCAAGAGGCAGAGCCCCTGAATGATTGTAACGCGAGTGAGAGCGTGACCCCTGTAACTGTGGCGCTGCaagagggggggctggagagtggCCATCTCAGCTCCGTGGAGAAGCGGATTCTCCAGTCCAATGAGCAGCTGGTGCAGGAGATGCGAGCCTTCCGCAGGGAATATGCGGAGAGCCGCAGGGAAACTGCCTCCATCCTGCGCATCATCGCCAAGGCCCTCAGCAGCGTGAGCAGCAGCCTCTGTGAGATCCGTGATCTCTACCTCCGACAGCAAGTGACCCCCAAGCAGTGA